Below is a window of Moraxella nasibovis DNA.
CGATGTTAATGCCACAGGTGTGGTCAAAACAGCAGAATCAGATAAAGAAATGTTGGTGGTCATGGTCGGTCAATCTTGATAATATGAAATAAAGAATATTAAGCAATGAATGTCGCTCATTTTAATGGATTGTTTTGAGAAAAATTGCCAAAAATAAGCCAATTTGTGATTTTATTTTGCAAAAATTTTGCTTTATTGATAAAATTTTTCATCATTTGCCAATGGAATGATTGTAATCATGAATCAGATGCTAGACGACACCGACAAACTCATCTTAAACCTACTCCAAGACGATGCGACCTTGCCACTCAAAACCATCGCCGAACAAGCAGGCGTATCAGTCGCCACCGCTCAACGCCGTATCAACACACTCATTGACAATGAAATCATCGACCGACAAGTCGCCATCATCGACCCTGTCAAGGTGGGCTACACGCTGACCGTACTGGTGATGATTAAAATGGCAACTTCCAGCGTCTCCATGCAGCAGCGCTTTGAGCGAGTGATGTCTGCCGAAC
It encodes the following:
- a CDS encoding Lrp/AsnC family transcriptional regulator gives rise to the protein MNQMLDDTDKLILNLLQDDATLPLKTIAEQAGVSVATAQRRINTLIDNEIIDRQVAIIDPVKVGYTLTVLVMIKMATSSVSMQQRFERVMSAEPQVMMCYEISGDYDFVLVVNSQNMQDYHAFTRKFLTSENNVNHFNSQFVMNFIKSGTKITLK